In the Deinococcus ficus genome, one interval contains:
- a CDS encoding tetratricopeptide repeat protein, producing the protein MTDSLTPAPPTPGESPAGEPARPLLTELIQAREWRRALAVTRVSGMHPLVQDVFEQLQLMQDGVRSRRYLLSRKALAAYEESLDAIAGTDAPLSTEELEALSTLRLDWRPDGVREALGSLDAAQKAWSLESLALALAHPLTRAEALNIQGVQAVREHREADGQALFEEALVADPGHYRAVSNLGNIEMEAGRYAEAEALYRKVIALNPEFDTGHHNLGVALRRQGQVRAGVKSIRRAQQLGMRQARADSRLEVEEQLRQNPRLRLIRWALLIGVVLVFALTMLLGR; encoded by the coding sequence ATGACTGATTCCCTCACCCCGGCCCCGCCGACGCCGGGGGAATCGCCCGCCGGAGAGCCGGCGCGGCCCCTCCTGACCGAACTGATCCAGGCCCGCGAGTGGCGCCGGGCGCTGGCCGTAACGCGCGTGAGCGGTATGCACCCGCTGGTGCAGGACGTGTTCGAGCAGCTGCAACTCATGCAAGACGGCGTGCGGTCCCGCCGGTACCTGCTGTCCCGCAAGGCCCTCGCTGCGTACGAGGAGAGCCTGGACGCGATTGCCGGCACGGACGCGCCCCTCTCCACGGAGGAACTGGAGGCGCTGTCCACCCTGCGCCTGGACTGGCGGCCGGACGGCGTGCGGGAGGCGCTGGGCAGCCTGGACGCCGCGCAGAAGGCGTGGTCGCTGGAGTCGCTGGCGCTGGCCCTGGCACACCCGCTCACGCGGGCGGAGGCGCTGAACATCCAGGGCGTGCAGGCCGTGCGCGAGCACCGTGAGGCGGACGGGCAGGCCCTGTTCGAGGAGGCGCTGGTCGCCGACCCCGGGCACTACCGCGCGGTGTCGAACCTGGGCAACATCGAGATGGAGGCCGGCCGGTACGCGGAGGCCGAGGCGCTGTACCGCAAGGTGATCGCCCTGAACCCGGAATTCGACACCGGGCACCACAACCTGGGGGTGGCGCTGCGCCGCCAGGGGCAGGTGCGGGCGGGTGTGAAGTCCATCCGCCGGGCGCAGCAGCTGGGCATGCGTCAGGCCCGCGCCGACAGCCGCCTGGAGGTGGAGGAGCAGCTGCGGCAGAACCCGCGCCTGCGCCTGATCCGCTGGGCGCTGCTGATCGGGGTGGTGCTGGTGTTCGCGCTGACGATGCTGCTGGGCCGCTGA
- a CDS encoding NAD(P)H-hydrate dehydratase, giving the protein MPADLPALDTLLLRSGSEAVLLPDGAGRVDARLDRAGLLDLTMEEAGRAVATAAQRLAPSGRVVLLAGGGANGGDALVAARHLSVAGRDVQVLAAPATHPLTRLNRRRLKAVGVSPQVLSPARLRAGARGAALLVDGLLGTGFRAPLRPSMEALIAEVNAARAQGAPVLAIDVPSGLEAGPARAAGPAVQADATVTLMGWKPALLFGEAATRAGAVDLTPLSVPRAWVAPEAVAARLPDALIGFWLPERPADAHKGTAGRVWVLGGHPGTAGAPVLAGVGALRTGAGLVTLHSLAELPLLHPELMVRRHPSWPEALPALAASGLPDALAVGMGLGPEAAEVARAVLAWKVPTVLDADALQPDLAGAGHDRCVWTPHPGEAARLLDVPTAQVTGDPLVSARALQAQMGGVVVLKGGPSVVAWSGGLVVARGGHPGMATAGMGDTLAGVIAALLGQGLDAARAALCAVRLHARAGERAAARHHYGLVAGDVAEELGGAWLDLRATGR; this is encoded by the coding sequence ATGCCCGCCGACCTGCCGGCCCTGGACACCCTGCTGCTGAGGTCCGGCTCGGAGGCGGTGCTGCTCCCGGACGGCGCGGGGCGCGTGGACGCCCGACTGGACCGCGCGGGCCTGCTGGACCTGACCATGGAGGAGGCCGGGCGGGCGGTGGCCACTGCGGCGCAGCGGCTCGCGCCGTCCGGACGGGTGGTGCTGCTGGCAGGTGGTGGCGCGAACGGCGGGGATGCCCTGGTGGCCGCGCGGCACCTGAGCGTGGCCGGACGGGACGTGCAGGTGCTGGCCGCGCCGGCCACGCACCCACTCACGCGGCTGAACCGCCGGCGGCTGAAGGCGGTGGGCGTGAGCCCGCAGGTTCTTTCCCCGGCGCGCCTGCGGGCGGGGGCGCGGGGCGCGGCCCTGCTGGTGGACGGGCTGCTCGGCACCGGGTTTCGCGCGCCGCTGCGGCCGTCCATGGAGGCGCTGATCGCCGAGGTGAATGCCGCCCGGGCGCAGGGGGCACCGGTGCTCGCCATCGACGTGCCCAGTGGCCTGGAGGCCGGGCCGGCCCGCGCGGCGGGCCCGGCGGTGCAGGCGGACGCGACCGTCACGCTGATGGGCTGGAAGCCCGCGCTGCTGTTCGGTGAGGCGGCCACGCGGGCCGGAGCGGTGGACCTGACCCCCCTCAGCGTGCCGCGCGCCTGGGTGGCGCCGGAAGCCGTGGCGGCCCGCCTGCCGGACGCCCTGATCGGGTTCTGGCTGCCGGAACGCCCCGCGGACGCCCACAAGGGCACCGCCGGACGGGTCTGGGTGCTGGGTGGCCATCCGGGTACGGCCGGCGCACCGGTGCTGGCGGGCGTAGGGGCCCTGCGGACCGGCGCGGGGCTGGTCACGCTGCACTCGCTGGCCGAGCTGCCGCTGCTGCACCCGGAGCTGATGGTCCGCCGGCACCCTTCCTGGCCGGAGGCCCTGCCGGCTCTGGCTGCCTCGGGCCTGCCGGACGCGCTGGCAGTGGGCATGGGGCTGGGGCCGGAGGCAGCCGAGGTCGCGCGGGCGGTGCTGGCCTGGAAGGTCCCCACGGTGCTGGATGCCGACGCCCTGCAACCGGACCTGGCGGGGGCCGGGCACGACCGGTGCGTGTGGACCCCCCACCCCGGGGAGGCGGCGCGCCTGCTGGACGTGCCGACCGCTCAGGTTACGGGTGATCCTCTGGTCTCGGCGCGGGCGTTGCAGGCGCAGATGGGGGGCGTGGTGGTGCTCAAGGGCGGTCCGAGCGTCGTCGCGTGGTCGGGCGGGCTGGTCGTGGCGCGCGGCGGGCACCCGGGCATGGCGACGGCCGGCATGGGGGACACGCTGGCGGGGGTGATCGCGGCCCTGCTGGGTCAGGGCCTGGACGCCGCGCGCGCGGCCCTCTGCGCGGTCCGGCTGCACGCCCGCGCCGGAGAGCGCGCCGCGGCCAGGCACCATTACGGCCTCGTGGCGGGGGACGTCGCGGAGGAGCTCGGGGGGGCGTGGCTGGACCTGCGGGCAACCGGAAGGTAG
- a CDS encoding DUF4388 domain-containing protein, whose product MQGLLSDLPLLGVLELIHATRQTGVLDVQARVPFTVAFLDGEIVEGGILDWLGREALQASPLLADSGTFEFTPKPVTGTPLAPYDHFTTDWARASDEWVTICEVISSPSRFFHGDLLGFEAEEGLSVRAAAREFNQPLFDVASAVAEGVRDGALKPMDRYAWHGLKLRPAGERATQHPVARMLQGDRKLGDLVAEGVPNEEVRAYLLGELRMGLRFPGSGWVLRDLVWEEDHGLTDDFEL is encoded by the coding sequence ATGCAGGGTCTCTTGAGTGATCTGCCTCTCCTGGGCGTGCTGGAACTCATTCACGCCACCCGCCAGACGGGCGTTCTGGACGTTCAGGCGCGGGTGCCCTTCACCGTGGCGTTCCTGGACGGCGAGATCGTGGAGGGCGGCATCCTCGACTGGCTGGGCCGCGAGGCGCTACAGGCCAGTCCGCTGCTGGCCGACAGCGGCACCTTCGAGTTCACGCCGAAACCCGTGACGGGCACGCCGCTGGCGCCGTACGACCACTTCACGACCGACTGGGCCCGCGCCTCGGACGAGTGGGTGACGATCTGCGAGGTGATCAGCAGCCCCAGCCGCTTCTTCCACGGGGACCTGCTGGGCTTCGAGGCGGAGGAAGGCCTGAGCGTGCGGGCGGCCGCGCGGGAGTTCAACCAGCCGCTGTTCGACGTGGCGAGCGCCGTGGCCGAGGGCGTGCGGGACGGGGCATTGAAACCCATGGACCGCTACGCGTGGCACGGCCTGAAGCTGCGGCCGGCCGGCGAGCGGGCCACGCAGCACCCGGTGGCGCGCATGCTTCAGGGCGACCGCAAGCTGGGCGACCTGGTTGCGGAAGGCGTGCCGAACGAGGAAGTGCGCGCGTACCTGCTGGGCGAGCTGCGCATGGGCCTGCGCTTCCCGGGCAGCGGCTGGGTGCTGCGTGACCTGGTGTGGGAAGAGGACCACGGCCTCACCGACGACTTCGAGCTGTAA
- a CDS encoding glycerol-3-phosphate acyltransferase translates to MLFLAALLLLVAYLTGSAPLGQALLARAGVNVRTLNAHNLGVENVLRHLGPGLAAASAAVDFLKGFVAVLMASSLGEPEVTVLAALAAYLGHLYPPRPLFGAGVPRGRGNLVLLGALAGLAVTGAVPMWVTVLPLMVFAAVTGFWGYASVATLAGLLVFTLLVAALPTPVSMKLAALALLVTATWRFKEQLGRMMDGTEPRVGEDVPMAGKRSDEVVAAFMIHPMNLKDLWSAQRFAWLRPLVERGVVSEKAVRDFSNHVRPMKVGELRGIRTVDGKSVRCYLLSAPLLPDVFRDDPELATQRAIEGARLAQELGAEVFGLGAFWSVVGNKGVDVQEAVPDITITNGGAYTSGSVKAAIPGIVQHFAATGRDLKHATVGIVGANGVVAFGIARMVAPQVRKVIMIGRDMERLERTAATLRRAAKDTEIVSTTSYDTLKEADLIFSATSDPNPVIFPEHVKPGAWIFDEGRPADVHESVALVPGVRIIPGGVVLPPGGMTSNIDLQFGDGAVPACLAETLIIAATGEHERKSLGAQTLTENINFFVEQADKLGFRVVD, encoded by the coding sequence ATGTTGTTTCTTGCTGCCCTGCTGCTGCTGGTCGCGTACCTGACGGGGAGTGCTCCCCTGGGGCAGGCGCTGCTGGCGCGGGCGGGAGTGAATGTCCGCACCCTGAACGCCCACAACCTGGGCGTGGAGAACGTGCTGCGGCACCTGGGGCCGGGGCTGGCGGCGGCGTCGGCGGCCGTGGATTTCCTGAAGGGCTTTGTGGCCGTGCTGATGGCGTCCAGTCTGGGTGAGCCGGAGGTGACGGTGCTGGCGGCCCTCGCGGCGTACCTGGGGCACCTGTACCCGCCCCGGCCGTTGTTCGGAGCGGGTGTGCCGCGCGGCCGGGGGAACCTGGTGCTGCTGGGCGCCCTGGCGGGCCTGGCGGTGACGGGCGCGGTGCCCATGTGGGTCACGGTGCTGCCCCTGATGGTGTTCGCGGCCGTGACCGGGTTCTGGGGGTACGCGAGCGTGGCGACCCTGGCGGGCCTGCTGGTGTTCACGCTGCTGGTGGCGGCGCTGCCCACGCCGGTGTCCATGAAGCTGGCCGCGCTGGCGCTGCTGGTCACGGCCACGTGGCGCTTCAAGGAGCAGCTGGGCCGGATGATGGACGGCACCGAGCCCCGCGTGGGCGAGGACGTGCCGATGGCCGGGAAGCGCAGTGACGAGGTGGTTGCGGCGTTCATGATCCACCCGATGAACCTCAAGGACCTGTGGTCCGCGCAGCGGTTCGCGTGGCTGCGGCCCCTGGTGGAGCGGGGCGTGGTGAGCGAGAAGGCCGTGCGCGACTTCTCGAACCACGTGCGCCCCATGAAGGTGGGCGAGCTGCGCGGCATCCGTACCGTGGACGGCAAGAGCGTGCGCTGCTACCTGCTGTCCGCGCCACTGCTGCCGGATGTGTTCCGGGACGACCCGGAGCTCGCCACGCAGCGCGCCATCGAGGGTGCCCGGCTGGCGCAGGAACTCGGCGCGGAGGTGTTCGGGCTGGGGGCCTTCTGGTCGGTGGTGGGGAACAAGGGCGTGGACGTGCAGGAGGCCGTGCCGGACATCACCATCACGAACGGCGGGGCGTACACCTCGGGGTCCGTGAAGGCCGCCATCCCCGGCATCGTGCAGCACTTCGCCGCGACCGGGCGCGACCTGAAGCACGCCACGGTGGGGATCGTCGGGGCGAACGGCGTGGTCGCGTTCGGGATCGCGCGAATGGTCGCGCCGCAGGTCCGCAAGGTGATCATGATCGGGCGGGACATGGAGCGCCTGGAGCGCACCGCCGCCACGCTGCGCCGCGCCGCGAAGGACACCGAGATCGTGTCCACCACGAGTTACGACACGCTGAAGGAAGCGGACCTGATCTTCAGCGCGACCAGCGACCCGAACCCCGTGATCTTCCCCGAGCACGTGAAGCCTGGCGCGTGGATCTTCGACGAGGGCCGCCCGGCGGACGTGCACGAGAGCGTGGCCCTGGTGCCCGGCGTGCGCATCATTCCGGGAGGCGTGGTGCTGCCGCCGGGCGGCATGACGAGCAACATCGACCTGCAGTTCGGGGACGGCGCGGTGCCCGCCTGCCTGGCGGAGACGTTGATCATCGCCGCGACCGGCGAGCACGAACGCAAGAGCCTGGGCGCGCAGACGCTGACGGAGAACATCAACTTCTTCGTGGAGCAGGCGGACAAGCTCGGTTTCCGCGTCGTGGACTGA
- the ispH gene encoding 4-hydroxy-3-methylbut-2-enyl diphosphate reductase: protein MIERVHLAKPRGFCAGVVMAIQAVEKAAKTEEKPVTVYHSIVHNHTVVERLSQGGGVHFVEDLEAIEALPDGGDTVIFSAHGISPAVRERARALGLSTIDATCPLVTKVHTEAKKYAREGYTILLIGDSARHQEVIGTRGEAPDSTILVGVLGQPHKEGSGLNDPYTVQVPDPERLVVLTQTTLSVDDTRRTVEVLKSRFPALVVPPSEDLCYATKNRQDAVKGIAPQVDLFLVLTSTHSSNGMRLLELARDLCGRAERLETVADLAGVDLSGVRSVGITSAASTPDDLVQAVVEHFRSLNPALQVVEEGEWENIEFREPKKLLPTQPLPRTLT from the coding sequence ATGATCGAGCGTGTTCATCTGGCCAAACCGCGCGGGTTCTGCGCGGGCGTGGTCATGGCCATCCAGGCTGTGGAGAAAGCCGCAAAAACCGAGGAGAAACCGGTGACGGTGTACCACTCCATCGTGCACAACCACACGGTCGTGGAACGGCTCTCGCAGGGCGGCGGCGTGCATTTCGTGGAGGACCTGGAGGCCATCGAGGCGCTGCCGGACGGCGGGGACACCGTGATCTTCAGCGCGCACGGCATCAGCCCGGCGGTGCGGGAACGGGCGCGGGCGCTGGGCCTGAGCACCATCGACGCGACCTGCCCGCTGGTCACGAAGGTGCACACCGAGGCGAAGAAGTACGCCCGGGAGGGCTACACCATCCTGCTGATCGGGGACAGCGCCCGGCACCAGGAGGTCATCGGCACGCGCGGCGAGGCGCCGGACAGCACCATCCTGGTGGGCGTGCTGGGCCAGCCTCACAAGGAAGGCAGCGGGCTGAACGACCCGTACACCGTGCAGGTGCCGGACCCCGAGCGGCTGGTGGTGCTGACCCAGACGACCCTGAGCGTGGACGACACGCGCCGCACGGTGGAGGTCCTCAAATCGCGCTTCCCGGCGCTGGTGGTGCCGCCCAGCGAGGACCTGTGTTACGCCACGAAGAACCGGCAGGACGCCGTGAAGGGCATCGCGCCACAGGTGGACCTGTTCCTGGTGCTGACCAGCACGCACAGCAGCAACGGCATGCGCCTGCTGGAACTGGCCCGGGACCTGTGCGGCCGCGCCGAGCGCCTGGAGACGGTCGCGGATCTGGCGGGCGTGGACCTGAGCGGGGTGCGGTCGGTGGGGATCACGAGTGCGGCGAGCACCCCGGACGACCTGGTGCAGGCAGTCGTGGAGCACTTCCGGAGCCTGAACCCGGCGCTGCAGGTGGTCGAGGAAGGCGAGTGGGAGAACATCGAGTTCCGCGAGCCGAAGAAGCTGCTGCCAACCCAGCCGCTGCCGCGCACGCTGACCTGA
- a CDS encoding DUF1294 domain-containing protein — protein sequence MPLSDWAGLLFRAFVVWQVGWGLVAFVMVWRDKGLARSGRGRTPERDLHRAEAWGG from the coding sequence GTGCCGTTGAGTGATTGGGCGGGCCTGCTGTTCCGCGCGTTCGTGGTGTGGCAGGTGGGGTGGGGGCTGGTGGCGTTCGTGATGGTGTGGCGGGACAAGGGGCTGGCGCGTTCGGGCCGCGGGCGCACGCCGGAGCGGGACCTGCACCGCGCGGAGGCGTGGGGCGGGTAG
- a CDS encoding [LysW]-aminoadipate kinase, protein MIIVKVGGSAGIDYDAVCADIAALWKEGQRLVLVHGGSGETNRVAEALGHPPRFVTSPSGYTSRFTDRETLEIFEMVYCGKMNKGIVERLQRLGVNAVGLSGLDGRIFEGRHKDSVRAVENGKVKVLRGDHTGTVEKVNTGLIELLLNAGYLPVLTPPASSYEGVAINVDGDRASAALAVALRAEALLLLSNVPGLLRAFPDESSLIREIPAGDVESYLEFAQDRMKKKVLGAAEAVQGGVGRVVFGDARQAQPVSAALGGAGTVVA, encoded by the coding sequence ATGATCATCGTGAAGGTCGGCGGGAGCGCCGGAATTGACTACGACGCCGTCTGCGCCGACATCGCCGCCCTCTGGAAAGAGGGCCAGCGGCTCGTGCTCGTGCACGGCGGCAGCGGCGAGACCAACCGCGTGGCCGAGGCGCTGGGCCACCCGCCCCGCTTCGTCACCAGCCCCAGCGGGTACACCAGCCGCTTCACGGACCGCGAAACGCTGGAAATCTTCGAGATGGTGTACTGCGGCAAGATGAACAAGGGCATCGTGGAGCGCCTCCAGCGGCTCGGCGTGAACGCGGTGGGCCTGTCGGGCCTGGACGGCCGCATCTTCGAGGGCCGGCACAAGGACAGCGTCCGCGCGGTCGAGAACGGCAAGGTGAAGGTCCTGCGCGGGGACCACACCGGCACGGTGGAGAAGGTGAACACCGGGCTGATCGAACTGCTGCTGAACGCCGGATACCTGCCGGTGCTCACGCCGCCCGCCAGCAGTTACGAGGGCGTGGCGATTAACGTGGACGGTGACCGCGCCTCCGCCGCCCTGGCCGTGGCCCTGCGCGCCGAGGCGCTGCTGCTGCTGTCCAACGTGCCCGGGCTACTGCGGGCCTTCCCGGACGAGAGCAGCCTGATCCGCGAGATTCCCGCCGGTGACGTGGAGAGCTACCTCGAATTCGCGCAGGACCGCATGAAGAAGAAGGTGCTGGGTGCCGCCGAGGCCGTGCAGGGCGGCGTGGGTCGCGTGGTCTTCGGCGACGCGCGGCAGGCCCAGCCGGTCAGCGCGGCGCTGGGTGGGGCGGGCACCGTCGTCGCCTGA
- a CDS encoding S1C family serine protease produces MKFSLPALTLTGVLALGALTACDGNFRRTVDLGGQSTTATEPSTATTESGTTTTPATDTGAGTATPTPATFDNGRARTESEANTVQVVKEQQNGLVFISVTESSANSEEAQLRQRLQQQFGIPDTGAQPSQGTGSGFFVNKQGDIITNNHVVEGASEITIKLHDQKEYKAKVIARAPDFDLALIRAENVPAASIQPIPLGDSDQLDVGLKAIAMGAPFGLDFSVSEGIISNLERTVPVGQPTGNRQPVYQKVIQTDAAINPGNSGGPLLNSAGQVIGVNTQILTGGIGQSAGVGFAIPVNTVKRLLPQLQSGKTEVIQPPTLGIQFTDLSGLPEDFRTQNKLPDTGALLQRVYPNSPASRANLQAGTNAVPLGAGNAGEQISTNGDIITAIDGQPVTEGEDLRRAVIGKAIGDKITLSLTRGGQTRQVTVELQAFDFPQQTQQ; encoded by the coding sequence ATGAAGTTCTCCCTGCCTGCCCTGACCCTGACCGGCGTTCTCGCGCTGGGCGCCCTGACCGCCTGCGACGGCAACTTCCGCCGCACCGTGGACCTCGGCGGCCAGAGCACGACGGCCACCGAACCCAGCACCGCCACCACCGAATCCGGCACGACCACCACGCCGGCCACCGACACCGGCGCAGGCACGGCCACCCCCACCCCGGCCACCTTCGACAACGGCCGCGCCCGCACCGAGTCCGAGGCGAACACCGTTCAGGTCGTCAAGGAACAGCAGAACGGCCTGGTGTTCATCAGCGTCACCGAAAGCAGCGCCAACAGCGAGGAAGCGCAGCTGCGCCAGCGCCTCCAGCAGCAGTTCGGCATTCCCGACACCGGCGCCCAGCCCAGCCAGGGCACCGGCAGCGGCTTTTTCGTGAACAAGCAGGGCGACATCATCACCAACAACCACGTCGTCGAGGGCGCCAGCGAGATCACCATCAAACTCCACGACCAGAAGGAGTACAAGGCCAAGGTGATCGCCCGCGCGCCCGACTTCGACCTGGCGCTGATCCGCGCCGAGAACGTGCCTGCGGCGTCCATCCAGCCGATCCCGCTGGGCGACAGCGACCAGCTGGACGTGGGCCTCAAGGCCATCGCCATGGGCGCGCCCTTCGGGCTGGACTTCAGCGTGTCCGAGGGCATCATCTCCAACCTGGAACGCACCGTGCCGGTCGGGCAGCCCACCGGGAACCGCCAGCCGGTGTACCAGAAGGTCATCCAGACGGACGCGGCCATCAACCCCGGCAACAGCGGCGGCCCGCTGCTGAACAGCGCCGGGCAGGTGATCGGCGTGAACACCCAGATTCTCACCGGCGGCATCGGCCAGAGCGCCGGGGTGGGCTTCGCCATTCCCGTGAACACCGTCAAACGCCTGCTGCCGCAACTCCAGTCCGGCAAGACCGAGGTGATCCAGCCGCCCACCCTGGGCATCCAGTTCACGGACCTGTCCGGCCTGCCGGAGGACTTCCGCACGCAGAACAAGCTCCCGGACACCGGCGCGCTGCTGCAGCGGGTGTACCCGAACAGCCCCGCCTCCCGCGCCAACCTGCAGGCCGGCACGAACGCCGTGCCGCTGGGCGCGGGCAACGCCGGCGAGCAGATCAGCACGAACGGCGACATCATCACCGCCATCGACGGCCAGCCCGTCACCGAGGGCGAGGACCTGCGGCGCGCCGTGATCGGCAAGGCCATCGGGGACAAGATCACCCTCAGCCTGACCCGGGGCGGCCAGACCCGGCAGGTGACCGTGGAACTCCAGGCCTTCGACTTCCCGCAGCAGACCCAGCAGTAA
- a CDS encoding S1 RNA-binding domain-containing protein, whose product MVQLDSGAVAEGRITRVTDFGAFIQFENGETGLVHISQIAHSFVRNIHDHVREGDTVEVKVLGRDERGRLDLSIKELLEEPEEVPRPRAIGRQSPQFEAKLRSFMRDAKERTTAGGGKKPAGKRKK is encoded by the coding sequence TTGGTGCAGCTTGATTCCGGTGCGGTGGCAGAGGGCCGCATCACGCGCGTGACGGACTTCGGCGCGTTCATCCAGTTCGAGAACGGTGAGACGGGCCTCGTGCACATCTCGCAGATCGCCCACTCGTTCGTGCGCAACATCCACGACCACGTCCGTGAGGGCGACACCGTGGAAGTCAAGGTGCTCGGCCGTGACGAGCGCGGCCGCCTGGACCTGTCCATCAAGGAACTGCTGGAAGAGCCCGAGGAAGTGCCCCGCCCCCGCGCGATCGGCCGCCAGAGCCCGCAGTTCGAAGCGAAACTGCGCTCCTTCATGCGCGACGCCAAGGAGCGCACCACCGCCGGCGGCGGCAAGAAACCTGCCGGCAAGCGCAAGAAGTAA
- a CDS encoding septum site-determining protein MinC, with the protein MKLRGTLGGLNLLLEPGDTAGSVAQALAARQEMLASQVTVEIEGDASPEALETALTSIRLAGGTVGRIRAPRVTVNAAQAAPVVVNARTVIVPHGVRAGFRGEYAGSVIVLGDVNPGAELVAGGDVIVVGALRGVAHAGTDGNLDAIVWARPIASTQIRIGDAVARAPEGSSLSNMRRAEGTPVAEIARLQDGQIVIDVQK; encoded by the coding sequence ATGAAGTTGCGCGGCACGTTGGGTGGTCTGAACCTCCTTCTCGAACCGGGAGACACGGCAGGAAGTGTCGCCCAGGCCCTCGCGGCCCGGCAGGAGATGCTCGCCAGCCAGGTCACGGTGGAGATCGAGGGCGACGCCAGCCCCGAGGCACTGGAAACGGCCCTGACCTCCATCCGGCTGGCGGGCGGCACGGTGGGCCGCATCCGGGCGCCGCGCGTGACCGTGAACGCCGCGCAGGCCGCGCCGGTCGTGGTGAACGCGCGCACCGTGATCGTGCCGCACGGCGTCCGGGCGGGGTTCCGCGGGGAGTACGCCGGAAGCGTGATCGTGCTGGGGGACGTGAACCCGGGCGCGGAACTGGTCGCGGGCGGGGACGTGATCGTGGTGGGGGCGCTGCGCGGGGTGGCGCACGCCGGCACGGACGGGAACCTGGACGCGATCGTGTGGGCGCGGCCCATCGCCAGCACGCAGATCCGCATCGGGGACGCGGTGGCGCGCGCGCCGGAAGGCAGCAGCCTGAGCAACATGCGCCGCGCCGAGGGCACGCCCGTGGCCGAAATTGCCCGCCTTCAGGACGGGCAGATCGTGATCGACGTGCAGAAGTAA
- the rimP gene encoding ribosome maturation factor RimP yields MNNNASNNSQTGPLTQIAQAAVDALGYEVLEVQLQDGGRVVLVRIDRLDEQPVTMEDLTKASRAAEAEFDRLDPIKGEYRLEFESPGAKRPLNRARHFERMVGLKARVRAEGHAFTAPIKAVNGDQVTFDVSGEDVTLTAGSIQANLAEFPDRHR; encoded by the coding sequence ATGAATAACAACGCAAGCAACAATTCACAGACGGGGCCCCTCACACAGATCGCGCAGGCGGCCGTGGACGCCCTGGGGTACGAGGTGCTCGAAGTGCAGCTTCAGGACGGCGGCCGGGTCGTTCTGGTCCGCATCGACCGGCTGGACGAGCAGCCCGTCACCATGGAGGACCTGACCAAGGCCAGTCGCGCCGCGGAAGCCGAATTCGACCGGCTGGACCCCATCAAGGGCGAGTACCGCCTGGAGTTCGAGTCCCCCGGCGCCAAGCGGCCCCTGAACCGCGCCCGGCACTTCGAGCGGATGGTGGGCCTCAAGGCCCGCGTGCGCGCCGAGGGCCACGCCTTCACCGCGCCGATCAAGGCCGTGAACGGCGACCAGGTGACCTTCGACGTGAGCGGCGAGGACGTCACCCTGACCGCCGGCAGCATTCAGGCGAACCTTGCGGAATTCCCGGACCGGCACCGCTGA